A genomic segment from Equus przewalskii isolate Varuska chromosome X, EquPr2, whole genome shotgun sequence encodes:
- the CT83 gene encoding kita-kyushu lung cancer antigen 1 isoform X2, whose amino-acid sequence MSVLFLLVSGVLFAFMFVCWKNQLQRNTAEMSSSSTSLALVRLYSSTGSTNRNTEILSVNSLSRDILINFPHSIAMQKQILVNLRTVEYKLERWNVY is encoded by the exons ATGAGCGTCCTATTTCTGCTAGTGAGCGGCGTTTTGTTCGCGTTTATGTTTGTCTGCTGGAAAAATCAGCTTCAG CGAAACACTGCTGAAATGTCATCAAGTTCCACTTCTCTTGCACTAGTAAGACTGTACTCTTCTACTGGGTCAACCAACAGGAATACTGAGATTCTCAGCGTCAACAGCCTCTCTCGGGATATCTTAATTAATTTCCCGCATTCGATAGCCATGCAGAAGCAAATATTGGTAAACCTCAGGACGGTGGAATACAAGCTGGAACGTTGGAACGTTTACTAG